One Pelmatolapia mariae isolate MD_Pm_ZW linkage group LG1, Pm_UMD_F_2, whole genome shotgun sequence genomic window, gataatttagatttttttagtCATTTAGACTTTTTCTGGATAGTTTTTAAAttgactgtttaaaaaaaaaaagccggcTTTTGTACTTCGCCAATTTTTGAGACATAACTGAGTTTTATGTGAACATGATAATGAGACTGAAGACGTACTTATTTTGATATCCACTAATGCTATGTAAATAAGAATGAACAGAtctctctgttctctttgtTGACAAATTAAATATTCTGCAGGCCAGGCGATGGAGGTGCAACATGCAAAGTTAACCACATCGGAGAGGACAACTTGTTCCCCGCTCAGTCTCAGAGTGGTGGACACCTATGGAGAGTGGACTGCTCTGTGGGAGAGCCAGTTCACAGCTCTGAACATCCCTCATCTGCGCTCACACTCGCTGGTGCACACAGACCCTCTTAATAAGGTAGAAGCACAATCGACTTCCCCTACTGTGGAAATGAGGTACGATTAAGAACGGTGTTAACGTGTGAATATTTGTCCTGACAGAAAGCGCTGCAGGAATTTGCTTTAAGGTGCGAGCGCTCGGCAGAGCTTCATAGCCTCCCAGAGCAGGTTTATATTCTGGATGAAAATGCGTTCTTTAACGACATGAGGCTCGGCAAGAAAGAGAGGAAACGTCTAAACATCAGCTCTGCGCTAAAAAAGAGTTTGTCCTTCAGTCTGCCAGGAGCAAAACTAAGTGTGGATTTCTTCAAGGAGCAGGTGAGAGCAGCCGTGAGCATAAATAAGCATGTGTGTTTATCTTGTTTGAAGGTGCACTGCATTAATAGGTACACTTTGTAAGCTTTGATTGCTGCTCTTTTAACACCACATTTGTGTTACTGAATAAGAGAAGTTTgcatacaaaacagaaaactttgAAACTTTGAATCCTAAAATGAGACATTTCTTTTAGACAATGTGATTTCTTCTTTAACTGTTGCTGTTGGGGGAGCATCAACGTTTATAACAGAGCTGTGCTTTAGGattctattttgtttttagatTCAGCTTGTTTAAACAGTGGGATTTCTTGTcagcttttattattttgaagatgtttagttttagtttagtttttattagctTCATAGTTAagtctttttaatttttaatgtatGGAGGACATATGCCAGAGGCAAGATTTAAGAATGTAAGAAAACCAGCTAGCTAATACAATAGGTACATCAATATTTGAAAACAATTGACTCATGGTCTTCTAGACATCCATCAAAGACTCATCAAACCTTATTCTTATAATTTAAGAAATAATCAAACTAATTTTATATCCTCCATATGTTATTTTAGTTGGTTTTACAACTTCACAAAATTAGTTTAGTTAGTttcaatgttttatttgtttttaacagttgtagtttttatcttttattttagtcaactaaaatgtttttttcacacCTACTTTTAGGTTTGAGTTTAGTTTTCACTATTAAAAAAGCTTTGCAACAATGTAACTAATGTTGCATGACATCTTCTGCTGCTTCAAGAAACTCACCAAAACACCAACGGCAACAATAAATTGCTAATTGCTACCACTTATCCTGCCAAACTTAAGCAGCATGAGCACCAAAATTTGAAAATTGCTGTTTCCTTAGCTATTTCAGTTAAAACACAGGTGGAGAGATACAAGTTGGACAAAGTGCTGCTGAAGGGAACAGTGGAGCACATCACCCCTGTGAAGGAAGACGAGACAGAGATGAAGGACGAGAACTTGAAACAGGAGGAGGAAAATCAGAATGACGTCTTCAAAGTGTCTGATGCAAAGAGAAATGGGGCGGGGAAGAGAGCTAAATATTTTCAAGTCCAACTTGAAGATGGCACCATCCTAAGAGCCTACCAGGTCGTCATGGCAACAGGTCCAACCCGTGCCCAGATGGCAAACATCCCATCGTGGGTGAAAAGCATTGGTGAAAGCTACCCAGAGGAGCGTTTACTGCATACAGTTCATCTCATGCATCATCTGCCGAATTCTAAGCAAAAACCTCGAGAAACAAATTGTGTGAGAGACAAAGATACTTTTGCTCCTCAGGGTATGTGAGATTTCTTCTAGAAGTAATTTGATTACATAAACATTAAAGCTTTAGTGCCCCAGTACCTTAAAGTAAAACTCCGCTTTGTGAGTTGTTTGCACATTTCCTAGAATTATAACCTTTGCTTTCTGATAAATGTCTTTGCTTCTGCAGACTTCATTTGCCATTTGGCACCTATCCTCACACCTGCTCCTCCCTGTGCAAAtactgtgtgcttgtgtgtttctgtcattGTATGTAGTCAGTGAGCCCGGCCAGAGAGTAATGGTCATTGGTGGAGGTCTGACCAGCGCTCACGTCATCTCAATTGCACTGCAGCAAGGTGCCAGCCATGTGACATGGGTTATGAGAAAACACCTCCAGGTTTAGAGACTGTGAAACAGAACGTGAACCAAAAATTAATAATATTCTGTCCAACTCGAGTACACATTTTAGTTCGTGTTGTTTTCTTCCACAGCTGAAACAGTTTGACGTGGGTGACGTTGAGAGTTTGGTGGGTCGTTACTCTCATGTGGAGCACGGCATCAAGATGGATGGCCAAGCCTACCTACGGCAGTTCTACAATGAGAGGAGTCTCCACAAACGCCTGGCAATGATTCATCAGGCAAGGAAGGGAGGGGCCGTCACCCCGGAGGCCTACATCCAACTGCAGCCTTTCATAGTGAACGGACAGGTGGATGTGAAGACGTACTGTCAGGTTTGTATTCAGTGTAGAAGGTCCCAAGAGTAAAATGAGATATGACCCACCAAGTAATGTCAAACTTCTGAGTGTTACTACCTTTCCGGCATCCTAATGTGGACATGTCACCCATGTTTGAGTTGCACAATGCAGTTACCTCACTGGCTTGACAGTGTGGTAACTGCATTGTGTGCATTGTATGTCAAATAAGGCCTATATTGAACAGGGAGATGAAGAATCCAAACCTGAATCTCACACGGTCTAGGTGAGTGAAGCCAGCTGGTGCTACAGAAACCAGGTCTGGAGCCTTTCCCTCAGCACCAGGGAGCACTGGACTGGAGATAAGATTTGGATTGCCACCGGCTGCAAACTTGATGTGAAACAGGACCCATTACTTTCTGAAGTGATGAAGGAATTCCCAATTCAGGTGTGTTATGTAGAGAAATGTGTAGTGTTTGTGCATGTACAACACAGAAGTGTATTGTACATGCACAAATTACTTAGACGATGAGgaattgttttctgttttcatgtagTCTCTGGATATAAAAATAGATTATTGATgacatgtgttttgtgttctttaGGTGATAGATGGATGGCCGTGCATAACGGAAAGCTTACAGTGGACAGAAGAATGCCCACTCTACCTGATGGGGCAGTACACAGCTCTTCAGGTAAGTTTTACAAATTGTAGTTGAAGTGAtcttttttttagttatatTACAGGCTGTCCGTGCCTTTTCCCCCAATTTCTCACGTAGGTTGGACCTCATGCAGTAAACCTTGCTGGAGGACAGGCTGCCAGCATGAGGATTGCCAAGGACATTATAGGCCGTCATCAGCAGAAGGGTGGGCAGGCTCTTAAACTAAGtggacaaaaaccaaaaactgaagaataCATTCAACAGATGCGAGGTCTGTTGTGGCTGTAAAATGACCACTTAGCCTGAGAAAGTCAAAAATAGCTGCTAGCCATTGCTCAAAAATAGAAGTCATCTCTTCCTGGTTATCCTGGTCAAGGTGTACTTGGAGAATAATAAATGTGGATGACTGAATATATGATCAAATTTGGGAACTTCAACAAATGtggttttaataaaacattGATTTTTATGGGTATTTTATTTATGGGCCGTCAGACatacagtcccgatcaaaagtttaagccCACTAGAAAAACGGGAACGTCGTGgggttgttgaactgcataaaCAGGATCTCTCGCAGCACGCCATCACTACTGAGATGGGATGCAGTCAGATAgtcatttggaatttcttaaatgatcctgaggATCATGGAACAAAAACATCAAGTGGAAGACCTAAAAAGTTTCACCAGCACTGAGTGAAAAAATTgtggtttatttgtttaataaatttTGATCAACAAACTTTCCTTGTTTAATCATGCCCCATGGTGTGGTCTTTCTTTActtgtgacttcttgatgttgATAAATACAGTAagtgaaaaatatatataatatacataaTAATGTACAACACATTATGCTTCTGCTCTGAGGTCCTGCCTCCATGTACTTATCCAATTAATCACAGGACAGCTGGACAGGTGtgtttataaataatattaaattagGCCAATTTTCTTATCCATATTTTTGACCTGAGGGTAGAATTGATTGTGGAAAATGCTTATGAACTTGCAAATTAAAAACGTGATGCATTTAAGGTCATCCcgtttggtttttatttaagaagagaatttgttccactgtgtgATGGCCGAGTTTCTTTTCTTGGAGATAGTTTCTCCTGCCTCAGAGAAAATCCTCTCACACGGAACAGAAGACGCTGGAGTGCAGAAAGTGTAGAGATGCAGGTATACGGTCTTCCTGGGTCCCACAGACTATCAgctaaaaagaatttaaaaaattaaattgttGCGGATTTTGTagaataacattttaagattatttaaaaaatacatatttttttaatattaaattttAGTCAAATGGAAGTGTTTCTTAAGTTATAtaatgatatttatattatgaaaagcagatttctgacattttaagtttttcacattttaagataaaaaaaataaacacacaaaacgaaaacaaacaacaagaacTGAAAGCTGGCAAACCCACCCGACTGACCAAAATCAACTCAAAATGCTCCCACACGACAGAACGTCCTCTCTTCCTCCGTATCCCTCAATAGAATAATCAGTGGTTTGCTATCTCTCATCATCAAAATACTCCACAAATCCCACGAATGATTCACTTCCTTGTGTTTTTTTGACACACGCACCGcagcgtcagcttcaag contains:
- the zgc:113276 gene encoding uncharacterized protein zgc:113276, coding for MAPPGHEAGMEEIQAPDIQRPQTSCAREDQASGPEARGLRAAHPPEGAQVGHRHQVPPIQTRSESMVIHDVLIIGSGPHALTLASLLCSNDWDPKSDVRHDSLLSTSTTKSQPSTETSSNKPNTSKMKRKKRVTDGQAMEVQHAKLTTSERTTCSPLSLRVVDTYGEWTALWESQFTALNIPHLRSHSLVHTDPLNKKALQEFALRCERSAELHSLPEQVYILDENAFFNDMRLGKKERKRLNISSALKKSLSFSLPGAKLSVDFFKEQVERYKLDKVLLKGTVEHITPVKEDETEIKYFQVQLEDGTILRAYQVVMATGPTRAQMANIPSWVKSIGESYPEERLLHTVHLMHHLPNSKQKPRETNCVRDKDTFAPQVSEPGQRVMVIGGGLTSAHVISIALQQGASHVTWVMRKHLQLKQFDVGDVESLVGRYSHVEHGIKMDGQAYLRQFYNERSLHKRLAMIHQARKGGAVTPEAYIQLQPFIVNGQVDVKTYCQVSEASWCYRNQVWSLSLSTREHWTGDKIWIATGCKLDVKQDPLLSEVMKEFPIQVIDGWPCITESLQWTEECPLYLMGQYTALQVGPHAVNLAGGQAASMRIAKDIIGRHQQKGGQALKLSGQKPKTEEYIQQMRGLLWL